One region of Fragaria vesca subsp. vesca linkage group LG4, FraVesHawaii_1.0, whole genome shotgun sequence genomic DNA includes:
- the LOC101292012 gene encoding putative calcium-binding protein CML19-like, translating into MENHRGFERVFSYFDENGDGKISPSELRNRLGLMGGEMLQNEAEVAVGYLDSDGDGLLGLDDLVELMEGGEEEEKMKGLREAFEVYDLEGCGFITPKSLKRMLNKLGESKSIEECKAMISRFDLNGDGLISFEEFIVMMQ; encoded by the coding sequence ATGGAGAATCACAGAGGATTTGAGCGTGTGTTCAGCTACTTTGATGAAAACGGCGACGGGAAGATTTCGCCCTCGGAGCTGAGAAACCGGCTAGGGTTGATGGGAGGAGAAATGCTGCAAAACGAGGCGGAGGTTGCCGTTGGGTATTTGGACTCGGACGGAGATGGCTTGCTGGGTCTGGATGATCTTGTTGAGTTGATGGAAGGTGGAGAAGAGGAAGAGAAAATGAAGGGTTTGAGAGAGGCTTTTGAAGTGTATGATTTGGAGGGGTGTGGGTTTATAACACCCAAGAGCTTGAAGAGAATGCTTAACAAGTTGGGTGAGTCCAAGTCTATTGAGGAATGCAAGGCGATGATCAGTCGGTTTGATTTGAATGGGGATGGCCTCATCAGCTTTGAGGAGTTCATAGTAATGATGCAATGA
- the LOC101314745 gene encoding uncharacterized protein LOC101314745 has product MRFKFDIHKLSFSSTMSTGEILHFYGTEAFQRRDARIPYGLPSNRLVIRLLLYKMSGSRPSDTPGAITFDYPRASSTIVADKKIQIELPDFLESSERQKHSVILAEVLTSMDIPEVEHQTIINEIFYAVEMADVPGPPIYCIICDATLRLTRPMHRPKVVNLESLEKVRLDSLEDSARQEECVICREGLDHFEGVEGIEDQLMITRLPCRHLYHGDCIVKWSEVNQLCPSCREPMPTIEQEEEEEEEEEEAVCEPSKLPGQKLNWPMILTVSTGGMLAAMLACRLWKQSR; this is encoded by the exons ATGAGATTTAAATTTGACATACACAAACTTTCCTT TTCTTCAACCATGTCCACTGGAGAGATTCTACATTTTTATGGAACTGAAGCTTTTCAAAGAAGAGATGCACGTATTCCCTATGGACTCCCAAGCAACAGGCTTGTAATCAGACTTTTGCTCTACAAGATGAGTGGAAGCCGTCCTAGCGATACGCCTGGAGCTATAACTTTTGATTATCCGAGAGCTTCTTCTACGATCGTAGCAGACAAGAAAATTCAGATTGAACTACCTGATTTCTTGGAATCATCTGAAAGGCAAAAGCATAGTGTGATATTGGCTGAGGTTCTTACCAGCATGGACATCCCAGAAGTTGAGCATCAGACTATTATTAATGAAATATTTTACGCTGTTGAGATGGCAGACGTCCCTGGGCCGCCTATTTATTGTATCATATGTGATGCGACTCTCAGATTGACAAGACCAATGCATAGACCCAAGGTCGTTAATTTAGAATCTCTGGAGAAAGTGAGACTTGATAGCTTGGAAGATTCTGCTAGACAAGAAGAGTGTGTTATTTGTAGAGAGGGTCTTGATCACTTTGAGGGTGTAGAAGGTATTGAGGACCAGCTGATGATTACTCGCTTGCCCTGCCGGCATCTTTATCATGGAGATTGCATTGTCAAATGGTCGGAGGTGAATCAGTTGTGTCCCTCGTGCCGAGAGCCAATGCCAACAATAGAGCAGGAAGAGGAGGAGGAGGAGGAGGAGGAGGAGGCAGTTTGTGAGCCATCAAAACTACCAGGGCAGAAGCTGAATTGGCCTATGATTCTTACAGTGTCCACTGGTGGTATGTTGGCTGCTATGCTGGCTTGCAGATTGTGGAAGCAAAGTAGGTAA
- the LOC101300816 gene encoding conserved oligomeric Golgi complex subunit 2-like, with product MADPIPSAAPHRSNTDFFSDPLDSHPLWFKPSLFLSPDFDSEAYISDLRTFVPFDTLRSELQSYLASLNHDLIDLINRDYADFVNLSTKLVDVDSAVVRMRAPLVELREKIEQFRGSVQGSLVALTNGLKQRSEAAEAREILELLLDTFHVVSKVEKLIKELPSVPADWSNGDVNLAEKNFISNGTAENGTSQTKNVISNGTTENGTSVRDTQSMLLERIASEMNRLKFYIAHAQNLPFIENMEKRIQGASLLLDASLGHCFVDGLEHRDANAIYNCLRAYAAIDNTRSAEELFRTTIVAPLIQKVIPHGASWAAGKPSGDELENDYEQIKECIQKDCKYLVEISFEENSGLHVFDFLANSILKEVLSAIQKGKPGAFSPGRPTEFLKNYKSSLDFLAHLEGYFPSRAAVSKFRAEAVYNEFMKQWNLGVYFSLRFQEIAGALESVLAATSLVPLQNVHSREGNSLDLTLKQSATLLECLESCWREDVVVLSYSDKFLRLSLQLLSRYSSWLSSGLAARKKGNAGSNPGCEWAISTVPDEFLYIIHDINCLHTRVCGDFLEHVLELLSSCSGDTLDHVKRSILHGGKALDALAPAIINTIVETLVEKSGEDLRQLKGITATYRMTNKPLPVRHSPYVSGVLRPLKVFLDGERASRYLKEDAKNELVLSAATEITGRYYESAAELVSVARRTESSLQKIRLGAQRRGGAVDVSDSNVSDTDKICMQLFLDIQEYGRNLRALGVDAANIESYRSLWQCVAPADNQGVINF from the exons ATGGCGGATCCGATTCCTTCAGCAGCACCGCACAGATCCAACACCGACTTCTTCTCCGACCCCCTGGACTCCCACCCCCTCTGGTTCAAGCCCTCTCTCTTCCTCTCCCCTGACTTCGACTCCGAGGCCTACATCTCCGACCTCCGCACCTTCGTCCCCTTCGACACTCTCCGATCCGAGCTCCAGTCCTACCTCGCCTCCCTCAACCACGACCTCATCGACCTCATCAACCGCGACTACGCCGACTTCGTCAACCTCAGCACCAAGCTCGTCGATGTCGACTCCGCCGTGGTGCGGATGCGGGCCCCGCTTGTGGAGCTGAGGGAGAAGATCGAGCAGTTCCGCGGCTCCGTGCAGGGATCGCTTGTGGCGCTCACGAATGGTTTGAAGCAGAGATCCGAGGCTGCGGAGGCTAGAGAGATCTTGGAGCTTCTCCTTGATACCTTTCACGTCGTCTCTAAG GTTGAAAAACTGATAAAGGAGTTACCGAGTGTGCCTGCCGACTGGTCAAACGGAGATGTGAATTTGGCAGAGAAGAATTTCATCAGCAACGGGACTGCCGAGAATGGGACTAGTCAAACGAAGAATGTCATCAGCAACGGGACTACCGAGAATGGGACTAGTGTTAGAGATACTCAAAGCATGCTTTTGGAGAGAATTGCCAGTGAGATGAATCGCCTCAAGTTCTATATTGCTCACGCACAG AACCTGCCTTTCATTGAAAACATGGAAAAGAGAATTCAGGGTGCTAGCCTATTGTTAGATGCCAGCCTGGGACATTGTTTTGTAGATGGACTGGAACATCGAGATGCAAATGCAATTTACAATTGCCTAAGGGCATATGCTGCCATTGATAATACAAGGAGTGCAGAAGAACTTTTCCGAACAACCATTGTCGCCCCACTAATACAAAAAGTTATTCCACATGGAGCATCATGGGCAGCTGGAAAGCCATCTGGAGATGAACTTGAGAATGATTATGAGCAAATAAAGGAATGCATTCAGAAAGACTGCAAATATTTGGTGGAAATTTCGTTTGAAG AAAATTCTGGTTTGCATGTGTTCGACTTCTTGGCGAATTCAATTCTCAAAGAGGTTCTCTCAGCAATCCAAAAGGGAAAACCTGGTGCTTTTTCTCCTGGACGACCAACAGAATTTCTGAAAAATTATAAATCGAGCCTAGATTTCCTGGCTCATCTGGAAG GTTACTTTCCGTCCAGAGCAGCTGTTTCCAAATTTCGAGCAGAAGCTGTATATAATGAGTTCATGAAGCAATGGAACCTTGGGGTTTATTTCTCTTTGAG GTTTCAGGAGATCGCGGGTGCTCTAGAATCTGTACTTGCGGCGACTAGTCTCGTCCCACTACAAAATGTACATTCTCGTGAAGGAAATTCTCTGGATTTAACATTAAAACAAAGTGCTACTTTGTTGGAGTGCTTGGAATCCTGTTGGAGAGAAGATGTTGTTGTTCTTTCTTATTCTGACAAGTTTCTGCGCTTATCATTGCAGCTTCTTTCAAG ATACTCAAGTTGGTTGTCATCTGGACTAGCTGCTCGGAAGAAGGGTAATGCTGGCTCCAATCCTGGCTGTGAATGGGCTATTTCAACTGTACCAGATGAATTTCTTTAT ATTATTCATGACATAAATTGCCTTCACACAAGGGTTTGTGGGGACTTTCTTGAACATGTACTTGAGCTCCTTTCATCATGCTCTGGTGATACACTTGATCATGTAAAACGGAGTATTCTACACGGAGGAAAAGCATTGGATGCTTTAGCACCTGCCATCATCAACACCATTGTGGAGACTCTGGTTGAGAAGTCTGGTGAG GACTTGAGACAGCTAAAGGGAATAACAGCAACATACAGGATGACTAATAAACCTCTTCCTGTTAGACACTCACCCTATGTGTCAGGAGTATTACGGCCTTTGAAG GTGTTTTTGGATGGGGAGCGAGCTTCAAGGTATCTGAAAGAAGATGCTAAGAATGAACTAGTGCTTAGTGCTGCTACTGAGATTACTGGTCGATATTATGAGTCAGCTGCTGAACTCGTCAGTGTG GCTAGGAGAACAGAGTCTTCACTCCAGAAAATTAGGCTAGGTGCACAGAGACGAGGTGGAGCAGTAGATGTCTCGGATTCCAATGTGTCCGACACTGACAAGATTTGCATGCAATTATTCCTAGACATTCAG GAGTACGGCCGTAACCTGAGAGCCCTTGGCGTCGACGCTGCCAATATCGAATCTTACCGCTCATTGTGGCAATGTGTTGCTCCTGCAGACAATCAAGGTGTGATTAATTTCTAG
- the LOC101298792 gene encoding uncharacterized protein LOC101298792, with amino-acid sequence MVSTRRSGSLSGNNNNNSKRSSSSDDNNNKPQSPKRQKVDNNGVASEKTENSKEVCTPATAAADPGECSAAGEAPAAGDGVTSVKTEASAQAVAVTPPRVAEGTSPAAVLDKARSSILAWSSYQKSGLNSASFELATPWCKLLSQSALNLNIAITTSNFTIGSSRSSNFPLKDSTISACLCKIRREQREGGAVTIIESMGNKGSLQVNGAHVKKGNSCVLNSGDEVVFGPLGNHAYIFQLLVPEGPVKGTEVPSGIGKYLLDRRAGDPSAVDGASILASLSMRPELPRWKSAAQATNKFHPGADAPAQSVIPEGTEGELEELEDSLTPNRATDKTEEIGGINKNLTPECNPDSGIEADNVKFSGNDLLGPLLRMLARSPSYKLKLSKGICKQVLEERNEWTRDSMPASTSGMSVRCAVFKEGIHAAILEGNSVDVSFDNFPYYLSENTKNVLIAASFIHLKHKEHAKYTSELTTVNPRILLSGPAGSEIYQEMLAKALAQYFGAKLLIFDSHSLLGGLLSKEAELLKDGSNGDKMSTLAKPSPVPTDLAKSIDPSASELEAPKLATSSSTGPSYGLESQPKKETDGIATSSGTSKNYVFKIGDRVRFIGISSSGLYPTSSSRGPATGARGEVMLVFEDNPLSKIGVRFDKPILDGVDLGGLCKGHGFFCNASDLRLENTGGDDLDRLLINTLFEAVHSESRSSPFILFMKDAEKSLVGNQDSYSTFRGRLDKLPDNVVVIGSHTHTDNRKEKSHPGGLLFTKFGSNQTALLDLAFPDSFGRLHERGKEVPKATKLLTKLFPNKVTIHMPQDEALLVSWKLHLDRDTETLKMKGNLNHLRAVLGRCGMECEGLDTLSIKDQTLTNESSEKVVGWALSHHLMQNPEADPETKVVLSAESIQYGLGILQSIQNENKSLKKSLKDVVTENEFEKRLLADVIPPTDIGVTFDDIGALENVKDTLKELVMLPLQRPELFCKGQLTKPCKGILLFGPPGTGKTMLAKAVATEAGANFINISMSSITSKWFGEGEKYVKAVFSLASKIAPSVVFVDEVDSMLGRRENPGEHEAMRKMKNEFMVNWDGLRTKEAERVLVLAATNRPFDLDEAVIRRLPRRLMVNLPDAPNRAKILRVILAKEDLSPDVDFEAIASMSDGYSGSDLKNLCVAAAHHPIKEILEKEKKDRAAAIAEGKPVPALSSSGDVRPVNMDDFKYAHEQVCASVSSESVNMTELLQWNELYGEGGSRRKKALSYFM; translated from the exons ATGGTTTCAACGAGGAGAAGTGGATCTCTCTCCGGCAACAACAATAACAACAGCAAAAGATCGTCGTCCTCGGACGACAACAACAACAAGCCTCAGTCTCCGAAGCGTCAGAAG GTCGATAACAATGGTGTTGCTTCCGAGAAAACCGAGAATTCCAAGGAGGTTTGTACTCCGGCCACGGCGGCGGCTGATCCCGGAGAATGCAGCGCCGCCGGCGAGGCTCCGGCGGCCGGGGATGGTGTGACTTCTGTAAAGACTGAAGCTTCTGCACAAGCTGTGGCGGTGACTCCGCCGCGTGTGGCTGAAG GGACTTCTCCAGCTGCTGTGCTGGATAAGGCGAGGAGTTCCATTTTGGCATGGAGTTCGTATCAGAAGTCGGGTCTGAATTCGGCGAGTTTTGAGCTGGCAACACCTTGGTGCAAGCTTCTGTCACAGTCAGCTCTG AATCTGAACATTGCTATCACAACATCAAATTTCACTATTGGTTCGAGCAGAAGCAGCAATTTCCCTCTGAAGGATAGTACTATTAGTGCATGTCTGTGCAAGATCAGACGCGAACAG CGGGAGGGCGGTGCTGTTACGATTATAGAAAGTATGGGAAACAAGGGATCACTGCAAGTAAATGGGGCACATGTGAAGAAAGGCAACAGCTGTGTGCTCAACTCAGGTGATGAAGTGGTATTTGGTCCTCTGGGAAATCATGCTTAT ATTTTTCAACTACTTGTGCCTGAGGGTCCAGTTAAGGGTACAGAGGTTCCAAGTGGCATTGGAAAATATCTGCTTGACAGGAGAGCCGGAGATCCTTCAGCTGTGGATGGGGCTTCCATACTGGCTTCTCTTAGTATGAGACCAGAACTACCACGATGGAAGTCTGCAGCGCAGGCCACCAATAAATTCCATCCAGGGGCTGACGCACCAGCTCAGTCTGTTATTCCAGAAGGTACAGAAGGTGAGCTTGAAGAACTCGAAGACAGCTTGACTCCAAACAGAGCTACTGACAAAACTGAAGAGATTGGAGGAATCAACAAGAATCTTACTCCAGAATGCAACCCAGATTCGGGCATAGAGGCAGACAATGTAAAATTTTCTGGGAATGATTTGCTAGGGCCTTTATTGAGGATGTTAGCACGATCACCTAGTTATAAACTGAAATTGAGCAAAGGTATCTGTAAACAGGTATTGGAAGAAAGAAATGAGTGGACGAGGGATTCGATGCCAGCATCAACGTCAGGCATGTCTGTGCGATGTGCTGTTTTTAAAGAAGGCATTCATGCAGCAATTCTTGAAGGCAATAGCGTGGATGTTTCATTTGATAATTTCCCGTACTATTTGAG TGAGAATACGAAGAATGTGCTGATTGCAGCTTCATTTATACACTTGAAACATAAAGAACATGCAAAGTATACTTCTGAGCTTACCACTGTGAATCCTCGAATATTGCTATCTGGTCCTGCAG GGTCTGAGATATACCAGGAGATGTTGGCTAAGGCACTTGCTCAATATTTCGGGGCAAAGTTGCTCATATTTGATAGCCACTCACTTTTGGGT GGTTTATTGTCAAAGGAAGCCGAGCTGCTCAAGGATGGTTCTAATGGAGATAAAATGAGCACCTTGGCCAAACCAAGTCCTGTTCCTACAGACTTGGCTAAGAGTATTGATCCTTCAGCTTCTGAGCTAGAGGCACCAAAGTTGGCGACAAGCTCTTCAACTGGGCCTTCATATGGCCTCGAATCCCAGCCTAAGAAGGAGACTGACGGCATCGCCACATCCTCAGGGACATCTAAGAATTACGTGTTTAAAATAG GTGACAGAGTAAGGTTCATAGGCATATCTTCTAGTGGCTTATATCCTACATCTTCTTCACG GGGCCCAGCGACTGGAGCCCGAGGAGAGGTTATGTTGGTTTTTGAGGACAATCCTTTGTCAAAAATTGGTGTGAGGTTTGATAAACCAATACTTGATGGTGTTGATCTCGGGGGTCTTTGTAAAGGACATGGATTCTTTTGCAACG CCTCTGATCTTCGTTTGGAGAACACGGGTGGGGATGATCTGGATAGATTACTTATCAATACATTGTTTGAG GCTGTACATAGTGAGAGCAGAAGCTCTCCTTTCATTTTGTTCATGAAAGATGCGGAGAAGTCCCTTGTAGGAAATCAGGATTCATATTCCACATTCAGAGGCAGGCTTGATAAGCTTCCTGATAATGTGGTTGTTATTGGCTCTCATACTCATACTGACAATCGCAAGGAGAAG TCGCATCCTGGTGGTCTATTATTCACAAAGTTCGGTAGCAATCAAACTGCTCTTCTTGACTTGGCTTTTCCG GATAGTTTTGGAAGACTGCACGAAAGAGGGAAGGAAGTTCCCAAGGCAACAAAACTTCTGACGAAACTTTTTCCCAATAAAGTAACCATTCATATGCCACAG GATGAGGCACTTCTTGTCTCATGGAAACTGCATTTGGATCGTGATACCGAAACCCTCAAGATGAAGGGAAATCTAAACCACTTGCGCGCT GTTCTGGGTCGGTGTGGGATGGAATGCGAAGGACTTGATACACTAAGCATCAAGGACCAGACGCTCACAAATGAAA GTTCAGAGAAGGTAGTTGGATGGGCGTTAAGCCATCATTTAATGCAGAATCCTGAAGCTGATCCAGAAACAAAAGTAGTTTTGTCTGCTGAGAG CATCCAGTACGGACTTGGAATCTTGCAGTCTATCCAGAATGAAAATAAGAGCTTGAAGAAGTCACTTAAG GATGTTGTAACAGAAAATGAATTTGAGAAAAGGCTTTTGGCTGATGTTATCCCACCAACTGACATTGGAGTCACGTTTGATGATATTGGGGCACTTGAAAATGTGAAGGATACATTGAAAGAATTGGTGATGCTGCCTTTACAAAGGCCGGAGCTTTTCTGCAAGGGGCAATTAACCAAG CCTTGCAAAGGCATCCTGTTATTTGGGCCCCCTGGGACAGGCAAGACGATGCTGGCAAAGGCTGTGGCTACAGAAGCTGGTGCAAACTTCATTAACATATCCATGTCGAGCATCACATCTAAG TGGTTTGGTGAGGGCGAGAAGTATGTGAAAGCTGTTTTCTCTCTAGCTAGTAAAATTGCCCCTAGTGTTGTATTTGTTGATGAA GTTGACAGCATGTTGGGCCGGCGGGAAAACCCAGGGGAGCATGAGGCAATGCGCAAGATGAAAAATGAATTTATGGTAAATTGGGATGGGTTACGAACAAAAGAAGCAGAACGAGTTCTGGTACTTGCAGCCACAAATAGGCCGTTTGACCTTGATGAAGCTGTCATCCGAAGGCTGCCCCGTAG GTTAATGGTAAATTTGCCAGATGCTCCCAATAGAGCGAAGATATTAAGAGTCATATTGGCAAAAGAGGACTTATCTCCCGATGTTGATTTTGAGGCAATTGCGAGCATGTCAGATGGATATTCTGGAAGTGATCTTAAA AATCTATGCGTGGCTGCTGCACACCATCCAATTAAAGAGATATTGGAAAAGGAAAAGAAG GATCGTGCTGCAGCTATAGCAGAAGGTAAACCTGTTCCAGCATTGAGTAGCAGTGGTGATGTTCGGCCTGTAAACATGGATGACTTTAAATATGCTCATGAACAG GTATGTGCCAGTGTATCCTCAGAGTCTGTAAACATGACAGAGCTCTTACAATGGAATGAACTATATGGAGAAGGGGGTTCTAGAAGAAAGAAGGCCCTTAGTTACTTCATGTGA